One window of Neptuniibacter halophilus genomic DNA carries:
- a CDS encoding response regulator translates to MQQTIFVVDGSSTIRTLYKAVLESAGYRVKLHQTGESCYKAINYEIPDLILMGAELPDTECVALAGKIKTQPEFLLVPIIVVSSTRSMDLKRTCFQAGVTDFILKNCTQEFLLQRVHNVIRRRETLQFNQHLSGQRFTVLVAEDSVALLALYGQMLEQLGCTPVLCSNGREAWERLQAQDDIDLILTDIEMPEMTGTELNHLVRSCSEYDQIPLIVVTQYDQEELLCELLADGASDYLTKPFRHEELRARIGAHLRTRQLYKEQQRLNRELNEANNYLEDRVRERTQELYEANVETITKLAMVCDYKDKDTGNHINRVKSYSEELGRAIGLAPEVVRRLGYSSMMHDVGKITTPDSILNKPGPLNDEEWQTMRQHCLAGSRVLGGSPFFNMARDIAMYHHERIDGTGYPKGLQGDEIPLAARIVAVVDVFDALVSKRSYKDAWSLDEAMDELRRIAGTHLDPRLVEMFINMIEAGQLDYIRQQFPEGEEAN, encoded by the coding sequence ATGCAACAGACCATTTTTGTGGTTGACGGCAGTTCAACGATACGGACATTGTACAAAGCGGTACTGGAATCAGCCGGTTACCGGGTGAAATTACACCAGACCGGGGAGAGTTGTTACAAAGCGATCAACTATGAAATCCCTGACCTTATTCTGATGGGCGCAGAGCTGCCGGATACGGAGTGTGTTGCGCTGGCGGGTAAGATCAAAACCCAGCCTGAATTTCTGCTGGTGCCTATTATCGTGGTTTCATCGACCCGTTCTATGGACCTGAAACGAACCTGTTTTCAGGCCGGTGTGACTGACTTTATTCTGAAAAACTGTACTCAGGAATTTCTGTTGCAGCGGGTTCATAACGTGATCCGGCGCCGGGAGACTCTGCAGTTTAATCAGCATCTTTCCGGCCAGCGCTTTACTGTGCTGGTGGCTGAAGACAGTGTGGCCCTGCTGGCACTTTACGGGCAAATGCTGGAACAACTGGGCTGTACACCGGTGCTTTGCAGTAACGGTCGTGAAGCCTGGGAGCGGTTGCAGGCGCAGGACGATATTGACCTGATCCTGACCGACATTGAAATGCCGGAGATGACCGGCACCGAGCTCAATCATCTGGTGCGCTCCTGCTCCGAGTATGATCAGATCCCACTCATTGTGGTGACTCAGTATGATCAGGAGGAGCTGCTCTGTGAGCTGCTGGCAGATGGCGCCAGCGATTACCTGACCAAGCCCTTCCGCCACGAAGAGTTACGCGCCCGAATAGGTGCGCATCTGCGTACCCGGCAACTGTATAAAGAGCAGCAGCGGCTGAACCGGGAGCTGAACGAAGCCAATAATTATCTTGAAGACCGGGTACGGGAGCGGACTCAGGAGCTTTATGAGGCGAATGTTGAGACCATCACTAAACTGGCGATGGTGTGCGATTACAAGGACAAAGACACTGGTAATCATATTAACCGGGTGAAAAGCTACTCCGAAGAGCTGGGGCGGGCGATCGGTCTGGCGCCTGAGGTCGTGCGGCGTCTGGGTTATTCCAGCATGATGCACGATGTAGGTAAGATCACCACACCAGACAGTATTCTGAATAAGCCCGGACCGCTGAATGATGAGGAGTGGCAGACGATGCGTCAGCACTGCCTCGCCGGATCGCGGGTGCTGGGCGGTAGTCCGTTCTTCAACATGGCCCGGGATATCGCCATGTATCACCACGAACGTATTGATGGCACCGGCTATCCGAAAGGGCTGCAGGGGGATGAAATTCCGCTGGCTGCACGGATTGTCGCGGTGGTGGATGTCTTTGATGCGCTGGTCTCAAAGCGCAGTTACAAGGATGCCTGGAGTCTGGATGAGGCGATGGATGAACTGCGGCGGATTGCCGGAACTCATCTGGATCCGCGTCTGGTTGAAATGTTTATTAATATGATTGAGGCGGGGCAACTCGATTACATCCGCCAGCAGTTTCCGGAGGGTGAAGAGGCGAACTGA
- a CDS encoding bifunctional enoyl-CoA hydratase/phosphate acetyltransferase → MLLFDKDPEVSMLIQEKPPLHDQLEFFIEQAEKARAIRTAVAHPVDSNSLIGAVEAAEHDLIVPILVGPENKIRAVAEEQNLDISQFEMINTEHSHAAAELACEVIKRGDAEALMKGHLGTSELLRAVVHKTKGIRTERRLSHVFVFDVPNYHKPLVITDAAINIVPDLYCKKDITQNAIDFCRALGVETPKVAILSAVEKVKPNIQSTIDAAALCKMADREQIIGGIIDGPLAFDNAISQQAAIDKHIVSEVSGDADILLAPDLEAANMIAKQLIYLADAKSAGIALGAKVPIILTSRAEKTLGRLASCALASHMVHHSQAK, encoded by the coding sequence ATGTTACTTTTCGACAAGGATCCCGAGGTTTCCATGCTGATTCAAGAGAAGCCACCACTGCATGACCAGTTAGAATTCTTTATCGAACAGGCTGAAAAAGCCCGCGCGATCCGCACCGCCGTTGCTCATCCGGTAGACAGCAACAGCCTGATTGGTGCGGTTGAAGCGGCTGAGCACGACCTGATCGTGCCTATCCTGGTAGGCCCGGAGAACAAGATCCGCGCCGTTGCTGAAGAGCAGAACCTGGATATCAGCCAGTTCGAGATGATCAACACAGAGCACAGCCATGCCGCCGCAGAACTGGCCTGTGAGGTGATCAAGCGCGGTGATGCCGAAGCGCTGATGAAGGGCCATCTGGGCACCTCCGAGCTGCTCCGTGCGGTGGTACACAAAACCAAAGGTATCCGTACCGAACGCCGCCTCAGCCATGTGTTTGTGTTTGATGTTCCTAATTACCACAAGCCTCTGGTCATTACCGATGCGGCGATCAATATCGTGCCGGATCTGTACTGCAAGAAAGATATCACCCAGAACGCCATCGACTTCTGCCGCGCACTTGGGGTGGAAACGCCTAAGGTCGCTATTCTGTCGGCTGTGGAAAAGGTAAAACCGAATATCCAGAGCACCATCGATGCGGCTGCACTCTGCAAAATGGCAGACCGGGAACAGATCATCGGCGGCATCATCGATGGCCCGTTAGCGTTTGATAATGCGATCTCACAACAGGCCGCAATTGATAAGCACATTGTTTCTGAAGTATCGGGTGATGCCGATATTCTGCTGGCACCGGATCTGGAAGCCGCCAACATGATTGCGAAGCAGTTGATCTATCTGGCCGATGCGAAATCAGCCGGGATTGCACTGGGTGCAAAAGTGCCGATTATCCTCACCAGCCGGGCGGAGAAAACGCTGGGACGCCTCGCCTCCTGCGCACTGGCTTCCCATATGGTGCATCACAGTCAGGCGAAATAG
- a CDS encoding L,D-transpeptidase Cds6 family protein — translation MDSDLAVQAPFPHRAYRSASKALLSALKTGQSLILKGAEGCGKTTLVRALLVQRQTRENGSVYIDYPIRSVNALLQQLSPCLQSVADPDHLDQVQAISGGCLIVFDQLAWQSAPEVHHALRQLCHDNRDSGLQLLFVRRDYLNLPLAGQNHDEPDYWISTEIELGPLQSDELSAYLAYLAARNGLTPPQLAMGADLQLANISNLRIARLEALLEPLLTEEVISPEVFTPDSVQPLPVELEQRFPVITTAATLFSCSALALYLIFSPEAAEEPAQEEDSPIFAEEPVPGSPAAQAVKVALPQLSQIPGGEPTPAPEPGTGLTDSKRPSALPSYRADDLQLISPVDLSPQLQPAAEDAFSLTEEESISFSVEETDDARPLEAEALAELIEPSVTRWISAWQNQDVDNYTAAYTDNFQGEYATREEWLVKRKWSLIRAEWIELKRTEFFNLRGNRSEVQVEFWLTYSASSGYRDKTHKQLTLQNSHGHWKISEENNIELIRLD, via the coding sequence ATGGATTCTGATTTAGCTGTTCAGGCTCCCTTCCCCCACCGGGCTTACCGCAGTGCCAGTAAAGCACTGCTGAGCGCCCTTAAAACCGGTCAGTCCCTTATTTTAAAAGGGGCTGAAGGCTGCGGTAAAACGACGCTGGTCCGGGCACTGCTGGTACAGCGCCAGACCCGCGAAAACGGCTCAGTGTATATCGATTACCCGATCCGTTCTGTTAACGCACTGCTGCAACAACTCAGCCCCTGCCTGCAGTCTGTTGCTGATCCCGATCATCTGGATCAGGTTCAGGCCATCAGCGGCGGTTGCCTGATTGTTTTTGATCAATTGGCCTGGCAGTCGGCCCCTGAAGTACACCATGCCCTGAGACAACTCTGCCACGACAATCGTGACAGCGGTTTGCAACTTCTTTTTGTTCGCAGAGACTATCTGAATCTGCCACTGGCCGGGCAAAACCATGATGAGCCGGATTACTGGATCAGTACCGAAATTGAGCTGGGGCCGCTGCAAAGCGACGAATTATCGGCTTACCTGGCCTATCTGGCTGCGCGAAACGGGCTAACGCCACCGCAACTGGCCATGGGTGCCGATCTGCAACTGGCCAACATCAGCAATCTGCGGATCGCCCGGCTGGAAGCTCTACTGGAGCCCCTGCTGACAGAAGAAGTGATCAGCCCGGAAGTCTTCACCCCGGACAGCGTTCAACCATTGCCGGTTGAGCTTGAACAACGCTTTCCGGTGATCACCACTGCGGCCACCCTGTTCAGTTGCAGTGCACTGGCCCTGTACCTGATATTCAGCCCGGAAGCCGCTGAAGAGCCGGCACAGGAGGAGGATTCCCCAATCTTTGCAGAGGAACCTGTGCCGGGCAGCCCGGCAGCACAGGCCGTTAAAGTTGCGTTACCACAACTCAGCCAGATCCCCGGGGGCGAACCCACACCGGCTCCGGAACCCGGAACAGGTTTAACTGATAGCAAGCGCCCCTCCGCTCTGCCGAGCTACCGGGCCGATGACCTGCAGCTCATCTCCCCGGTCGATCTCAGCCCGCAGCTTCAACCCGCAGCGGAAGATGCGTTTTCACTGACGGAGGAGGAATCTATCAGTTTCAGCGTTGAGGAAACCGATGATGCCCGTCCGCTTGAGGCTGAAGCACTTGCCGAGCTTATAGAACCGAGTGTGACCCGCTGGATCTCTGCCTGGCAAAATCAGGATGTGGATAACTATACCGCCGCTTACACGGATAATTTCCAGGGTGAATATGCCACGCGTGAAGAGTGGCTGGTAAAACGGAAATGGTCTCTGATCAGGGCTGAATGGATCGAACTGAAACGAACGGAGTTTTTTAATCTGCGGGGTAATCGATCTGAGGTGCAGGTAGAGTTCTGGCTGACCTATTCCGCTTCCAGCGGCTACCGGGATAAAACCCACAAACAGCTCACCCTGCAAAATAGCCATGGTCACTGGAAAATATCGGAAGAGAATAATATAGAGCTGATCCGTCTGGACTGA
- a CDS encoding putative bifunctional diguanylate cyclase/phosphodiesterase has translation MVRQEGTKWVRILFSLLSVILMVALVVFSYALWKDVEKARFSALTKHNQTLISQSRSFFDHQTRLIVKTVQPRFISEGIQKRSLENVFSYLLSATNEAALFALISPEGEFLVSQGEMDLPRVSSQSQDIIHRAVESRTAQIGYLHRSGLLGEPMLPFYVPILNQEKQVIALTVAFYRLQGSRSLIDNFASDTDHTLWLLGEKGQVRLTYPVPQGILSDLFGWQLSPHSAELIKQNLNLRSEAGGMTLELKGESVLAIAGYLPEYQLVTLTTFPQKQLFSLWLQRMQPIGVIFILFIVAALLGYRIALKVSRKIFDERAKAEGTVRKLSRAIEQSPNSVVITDSNWSIEYTNSHFDLNNNKSKMRSEASGHNITEFPPYSILAPELETISHEIALGGTWFGERKTEFDGKWYSFSISHILNSDGDITHYVTLVQDISSRKLAEAELYKQANFDPLTGLPNRRRAHKSLTNELQKAWKQKRNVAVLYLDIDNFKVVNDTFGHLIGDQLLQLVAERLARICRKRAQICHISGDEFLVYTSYTDQAEIENLTRKILNDVQTPVMIEGKQIFVTVSIGVSRYPEDSNDVVGLMKFSDTALYESKRLGRNRYCFFDQNLNQRIKRRHTVEVQLRQALEKQEIHMVYQSKNDINSGQIIGFEALMRWNNSALGAVGPDEFIPIAEDIGMITLLGEFALREACNGLKQLQTYAEHPLKMAVNLSIQQLNDDQVITMVDQVIRETGIDPAVLELEITESLLAESMDQLLPRLERLLSLGVSLSIDDFGTGYSSLSYLTSVPAKTLKVDRAFVKDMATNRNDATLTHTIITMAHALKMQVVAEGIEDHQQLQMLKDYGCDIGQGYLFSKPMKQRDMETLLETEFLPDSSVFKGLE, from the coding sequence ATGGTCCGTCAGGAAGGCACTAAATGGGTCAGGATTCTTTTTTCGCTACTTTCAGTCATTCTGATGGTGGCGCTGGTTGTGTTCAGTTATGCGCTTTGGAAAGATGTGGAGAAAGCGCGCTTTTCAGCGCTGACCAAACATAACCAGACGCTTATCTCCCAGAGCCGGTCATTTTTCGACCATCAGACACGCTTAATTGTTAAAACCGTCCAGCCACGTTTTATTTCTGAGGGGATTCAGAAGCGCTCGCTGGAGAATGTTTTCAGCTACCTCCTCTCCGCCACCAATGAAGCCGCCCTGTTTGCCCTGATCTCACCCGAGGGTGAATTTCTTGTCAGTCAGGGAGAGATGGATCTGCCACGGGTTTCCAGCCAGAGTCAGGATATTATCCACAGAGCCGTCGAAAGCCGCACCGCTCAGATCGGCTATCTGCATCGCTCCGGCCTGCTCGGCGAACCCATGCTACCGTTCTATGTACCGATTCTGAATCAGGAGAAACAGGTGATCGCCCTGACGGTCGCCTTCTACCGCCTGCAGGGAAGCCGTTCCCTGATCGATAACTTTGCCAGCGATACCGACCACACCCTCTGGCTGCTCGGCGAAAAAGGTCAGGTGCGCCTGACCTATCCGGTTCCTCAGGGGATTCTCTCTGACCTGTTCGGCTGGCAACTCTCCCCCCATTCTGCGGAGCTGATTAAGCAGAACCTGAACCTGCGCAGCGAAGCAGGAGGTATGACGCTGGAGCTGAAAGGGGAATCCGTTCTCGCCATTGCCGGCTACCTGCCTGAATATCAGCTGGTCACCCTGACCACGTTCCCGCAGAAGCAACTGTTCTCCCTCTGGCTGCAGCGAATGCAACCCATCGGGGTGATCTTCATTCTGTTTATTGTTGCAGCCCTGCTGGGCTATCGGATTGCGCTTAAAGTCAGCCGTAAAATATTTGATGAGCGCGCCAAAGCCGAGGGCACAGTACGAAAACTCTCCCGGGCAATTGAACAAAGCCCGAACAGCGTTGTGATTACTGACAGCAACTGGAGCATTGAGTACACCAACAGCCATTTTGACCTGAATAATAACAAGTCGAAAATGCGCAGCGAGGCCTCGGGACACAATATTACCGAGTTCCCGCCATACAGTATTCTGGCACCGGAACTGGAGACCATCAGCCATGAGATCGCGCTGGGGGGTACCTGGTTCGGAGAACGCAAAACCGAGTTCGATGGAAAATGGTACTCCTTTTCCATCAGTCACATTCTGAATTCTGACGGTGATATTACCCACTATGTCACACTGGTTCAGGATATCAGCAGCCGCAAACTGGCGGAGGCTGAGCTCTATAAACAGGCGAACTTTGATCCGCTGACCGGCCTGCCTAACCGACGTCGGGCACATAAGAGCCTGACCAACGAGCTGCAGAAAGCCTGGAAACAGAAACGCAACGTCGCTGTCCTCTATCTGGATATCGACAATTTCAAGGTAGTGAATGATACCTTCGGCCACCTGATTGGTGATCAGTTGCTGCAACTGGTTGCTGAACGGCTGGCGCGTATCTGCCGGAAACGGGCCCAGATCTGTCATATCAGCGGGGACGAGTTCCTCGTGTACACCAGCTACACCGATCAGGCAGAAATTGAAAACCTGACCCGAAAAATTCTCAATGATGTGCAAACCCCGGTCATGATTGAGGGTAAACAGATCTTTGTTACCGTCAGTATCGGGGTCTCTCGCTACCCTGAAGACAGTAATGATGTGGTAGGGCTGATGAAATTCTCAGATACCGCCCTCTACGAATCCAAACGTCTTGGCCGCAACCGCTACTGCTTCTTCGACCAGAATCTCAACCAACGCATCAAACGCCGCCACACAGTCGAAGTGCAGTTGCGTCAGGCGCTGGAAAAACAAGAGATCCATATGGTTTACCAGAGCAAGAACGATATTAACAGCGGTCAGATTATCGGCTTTGAAGCACTGATGCGCTGGAACAACTCAGCGCTTGGCGCAGTCGGACCGGATGAATTCATCCCCATCGCAGAAGATATAGGCATGATCACTCTGCTTGGTGAGTTTGCCCTGCGCGAAGCCTGTAATGGACTGAAGCAACTACAAACCTACGCTGAACACCCATTGAAAATGGCGGTCAACCTCTCGATCCAGCAACTGAATGATGATCAGGTGATCACTATGGTGGATCAGGTTATCCGCGAAACCGGGATTGATCCGGCGGTACTGGAACTAGAGATCACTGAAAGTCTGCTGGCCGAAAGCATGGATCAGTTACTGCCGCGCCTTGAACGCTTACTCTCACTGGGGGTCTCCCTGAGTATTGACGATTTCGGTACCGGCTACAGTTCTCTGAGTTACCTGACCAGCGTTCCGGCGAAGACCCTCAAGGTTGACCGGGCCTTTGTCAAAGATATGGCGACGAACCGCAATGATGCTACGCTGACGCACACCATCATCACAATGGCCCATGCCCTGAAGATGCAGGTGGTTGCTGAGGGCATTGAAGATCATCAACAATTGCAGATGCTGAAAGATTACGGCTGCGACATCGGTCAGGGCTACCTGTTCAGCAAGCCCATGAAGCAGCGGGATATGGAGACACTGCTGGAAACCGAGTTCCTGCCTGATTCATCTGTGTTCAAAGGGCTCGAATAA
- a CDS encoding acetate/propionate family kinase, with the protein MQTILTVNGGSSSLKCALFETTAGKPNLLFNFKLGNILNDSARFRVKDAAGNTRLESSPDFSAVPAEQRHQACLKLILQWLQSEVTGSELCAIGHRVVHGGGRFSAPMQIDDTLLSSLESFIPLAPLHQPYNLRLIQACRNLAPDLPQIACFDTMFHAHQSDLERNYALPRRFTEEGVHRYGFHGLSYEYIQRQLEQLGSGRLNTVVCHLGAGASMCAIREGQSIASSMGFTAVDGLPMGSRCGNIDPGVLLYLQRHHQMSADDLEALIYKQSGWLGVSGISSDMLELHQADQPEAEEAIEMFCYRAALEIGRLTAALQGLEQIVFTGGVGENDADVRNRILQRCRWLGADFDDHANRAGEALISTDASKVLLRIIPTNEEAMIASHVLELTA; encoded by the coding sequence ATGCAGACGATTCTGACGGTCAATGGTGGCTCCTCCAGCCTGAAATGCGCCCTGTTTGAGACTACAGCAGGTAAACCCAACCTGCTGTTTAACTTTAAACTGGGCAATATTCTGAACGACAGCGCCCGCTTCAGAGTTAAAGATGCCGCCGGCAACACCCGGCTGGAATCGAGCCCTGATTTCTCGGCGGTTCCTGCCGAACAACGACATCAGGCCTGCCTGAAGCTGATTCTGCAATGGCTGCAAAGCGAAGTGACAGGCAGTGAGCTGTGTGCCATCGGACATCGTGTGGTACACGGCGGCGGCCGCTTCAGTGCACCCATGCAGATCGATGACACGCTGCTCAGCAGTCTGGAAAGCTTTATTCCGCTGGCGCCACTGCATCAGCCCTATAACCTGCGTCTGATTCAGGCCTGCCGCAATCTGGCCCCGGACCTGCCTCAGATCGCCTGCTTCGATACGATGTTCCACGCTCACCAGTCTGATCTGGAGCGTAACTACGCCCTGCCCCGCCGCTTTACCGAAGAGGGTGTCCACCGCTACGGCTTCCACGGCCTCTCCTACGAGTATATTCAGCGTCAGTTGGAGCAACTGGGAAGCGGCCGTTTGAATACGGTGGTCTGCCATCTCGGTGCCGGTGCCAGCATGTGCGCGATCCGCGAAGGCCAGTCTATCGCCTCCTCAATGGGCTTTACCGCAGTCGACGGTCTGCCGATGGGCAGCCGCTGCGGCAATATCGACCCGGGAGTACTGCTCTACCTGCAACGCCATCATCAGATGAGTGCCGATGATCTCGAAGCGCTGATCTATAAGCAGAGCGGCTGGCTCGGCGTTTCCGGGATCAGCTCAGATATGCTGGAGCTGCATCAGGCCGATCAGCCCGAAGCGGAAGAAGCGATTGAGATGTTCTGCTACCGCGCCGCCCTGGAAATCGGTCGCCTTACAGCAGCTCTGCAGGGGCTGGAACAGATCGTTTTCACCGGGGGTGTAGGCGAGAATGATGCCGATGTGCGCAACCGGATTCTGCAGCGTTGTCGCTGGCTGGGTGCCGATTTTGACGATCACGCCAACCGCGCGGGTGAAGCCCTGATCAGCACCGACGCATCAAAGGTACTGCTAAGAATTATCCCGACCAACGAAGAGGCGATGA
- a CDS encoding histidine triad nucleotide-binding protein, with product MDCLFCKIINKEIPADIIYEDDQVIAFNDINPQAPTHALIIPRKHIATLNDISSEDAALVGHMVKTASTIAEQMGFDQDGYRTVFNCNEHGGQTVYHIHLHLLAGKPMGWPPYQETLKKPLDQ from the coding sequence ATGGATTGCCTGTTTTGCAAAATCATTAACAAAGAGATTCCTGCCGACATCATCTATGAAGATGATCAGGTGATTGCCTTTAACGATATTAATCCACAGGCACCCACTCACGCCCTGATCATTCCGCGGAAACATATCGCCACGCTGAACGACATCAGCAGTGAAGATGCGGCTCTGGTAGGACATATGGTAAAAACCGCCAGCACGATTGCTGAACAGATGGGCTTCGACCAGGACGGCTACCGCACCGTATTCAACTGCAATGAACACGGCGGACAAACGGTTTACCACATCCACCTGCATCTGCTGGCTGGCAAACCGATGGGCTGGCCTCCCTATCAGGAAACCCTGAAGAAGCCACTGGACCAGTAA
- a CDS encoding PilZ domain-containing protein: MPRRFIRHPAAVPIQICNRGADQGTHSQQRMTHDLSAGGLSCESDQLLQPGEAVEVEIFVQPPPPFKTVGRVVWCQRQGDAYLVGIGFSDLATAYSVRMVEQICYIEQYRQRVMQEEGRDLSSEEAALEWIEQHAADFPQNVH; the protein is encoded by the coding sequence ATGCCACGCCGTTTTATCCGACATCCCGCAGCAGTACCCATTCAGATTTGTAACCGGGGGGCTGATCAGGGAACCCATTCACAACAGCGCATGACCCATGATCTCAGTGCGGGTGGGCTCTCTTGTGAGTCGGATCAGTTATTGCAGCCAGGAGAAGCGGTTGAAGTCGAGATCTTTGTTCAGCCTCCGCCGCCGTTTAAGACGGTGGGTCGGGTCGTATGGTGTCAGCGGCAGGGTGATGCCTATCTGGTCGGGATCGGTTTTTCTGATCTGGCGACCGCCTACAGCGTCAGGATGGTGGAGCAGATCTGTTATATAGAGCAGTATCGCCAACGCGTGATGCAGGAGGAGGGGCGCGACCTGAGTTCAGAGGAAGCCGCGCTGGAGTGGATCGAGCAGCACGCTGCAGATTTTCCTCAGAACGTGCATTAA
- a CDS encoding DUF2333 family protein: MGLLIDWFLDFWDNMPGGKPSRAAFGALLLVLLISLPLGVYWSIPPSAFDPIEEAQADAAASNINPTTGYTSVFTLHRLMDTLLHKPGGYITNDKIPPGVWLDNISHWEYGVLVQSRDLVRALRKDFSRSQSQSVEYPALTVAEPQFHFDANSWLLPSSESQYKEGLEALHQYQMALADSGQSQAQFFARADNLNNWLGDVQTRLGSLSQRLSASVGQRRLNTDLAGDPAAEQSTRGVADTEVKTPWLDIDDVFYEARGSAWALLHILKAIEHDFGPVLDKKNARVSLRQIVRELEATQETVWSPIILNGGGFGLFANHSLVMANYISRANAAIIDLRELLAKG; the protein is encoded by the coding sequence ATGGGACTTCTGATCGATTGGTTTTTGGATTTTTGGGATAACATGCCCGGCGGCAAGCCCAGCCGGGCGGCATTTGGTGCATTGTTACTGGTTTTACTGATCTCGCTGCCACTGGGGGTCTACTGGAGTATCCCGCCGTCGGCGTTTGATCCGATTGAAGAAGCGCAGGCCGATGCTGCGGCCAGCAATATTAATCCAACCACCGGCTACACGTCGGTGTTCACCCTGCACCGGCTGATGGACACTCTGCTGCACAAACCGGGTGGCTATATCACCAACGATAAAATCCCACCGGGTGTCTGGCTGGATAACATCAGTCACTGGGAGTATGGCGTGTTAGTTCAGTCCCGCGATCTGGTCCGGGCGTTACGCAAAGATTTCAGCCGTTCCCAGTCTCAGTCGGTGGAATACCCTGCCCTGACCGTGGCAGAGCCTCAGTTCCACTTTGATGCCAACAGTTGGCTGCTGCCCTCGTCAGAGTCGCAGTACAAAGAGGGTCTCGAAGCCCTGCATCAATATCAGATGGCACTGGCGGACAGTGGTCAGTCTCAGGCTCAGTTTTTTGCCCGGGCCGATAATCTGAATAACTGGCTGGGCGACGTACAGACCCGGCTTGGCAGTCTCTCCCAGCGACTCAGCGCCAGTGTTGGTCAGCGTCGCCTGAATACCGATCTGGCCGGAGATCCGGCGGCGGAACAGTCCACACGGGGTGTCGCCGATACCGAAGTGAAAACGCCGTGGCTGGATATTGATGATGTCTTTTACGAAGCGCGCGGTTCCGCCTGGGCTCTGCTGCATATCCTGAAGGCAATCGAGCATGATTTTGGTCCGGTACTGGATAAAAAGAATGCCCGGGTAAGCCTGCGCCAGATTGTGCGTGAACTGGAAGCGACTCAGGAAACCGTATGGAGCCCGATTATTCTCAATGGCGGTGGCTTTGGTCTGTTTGCCAATCATTCTCTGGTGATGGCGAACTACATCTCCCGTGCGAATGCGGCGATTATTGATCTGCGCGAACTGCTGGCGAAAGGTTAA